AATACAAGCGCATCTTTCCGTGCAATATTACAAAAATGGCAAACGGAAATGACCGACTATTTAAAACACGATCTTGATTTGCAGGATCATTTACTCACCATCAATTACGCTGGAGAGCCCAACAAAGACGACCTCAGTTTTACAACTTGTTCCATTGATGTGAATGATTATAATTATTACAGCGAATACATTTCGCGCACCGGAAATTATTTCTACATACAGAAGAGATCGGGGATCGGCTCTGCGTTATCACGACCGGTTTTTTTCAGTGAAACCGGTTCGCCGGAGCGTGATGAATGTTCCGATTTTGCCGAATGGGTTCGCACGTTCTGGACGATTCCTTTTTCCGGTTGTGCAGGCGGATTGAATTGGCCAAAAACATCTTTACCCGATCTTCCCGCGCCTTACTACGCGCACTTCGCACGCCTGCGCGATTTTCTTTCCGGCGTAGATTTCAATGATGGAGACTGGGACCCGGAATACCAGTTGCAATCCGATCTGCTGGCAGAAACCATGTATTTAAAACATTTAACTAAAGGTCATGCAAACAAAGCAATAGGCGTGGTATTGAATAGATGTTACAATGATAACTCAATGAGAACATGCGATAATTGCGATTGCAGTAATTACAGGCGGCTCAATGGCGTGAAGCAGAAAATTTATCCCGACTCTGTTCCTTTTGATCCGCCGAAAGATGTGAGTTACCGAACGGGCCCCGGAAAAAAAATGAAAGTGACGGGCATGGGATCGCACAAACATTATAAAGTGGAGTGGACCGATGTGATGACTGGAAAAGTAATTGAAACAGATAGTGAATACACGCAACTGGATGGTGATCTTTTATTGCAATATCCAGCGCTCATTATGACTACTAAACCTGTGCGTCCTATTCTTGCTTTTAAAGTTTTTCCGTAGGATAGGGCGTTTGAAGTAAAATGAATTTATCCAGGTAAAAAATGCGAGCGGAAAAATTACGGGAACGAAAAAAATGATCAGGGAGTGAATATTCACATTCGCAGTTTTGTTCCAAACCTGTTCGGGATTCGTAATTCGTAAAACCTCACACCACCGCTACATCTTTCGCAAATGCATTTTCTTTTTCTGCAGCAGCTTTTCCATCATACGCCCACTTCACGAACATTCCTCCCCAGGTAAATCCTGCGCCGAACGTGGTGAGAATTAAATTATCACCTTTCTTCAATTGGTTTTCCCATTCCGTGAGACAAATAGGAAGTGTTGCCGTCGTAGTGTTGCCGTATTTCTGAATATTCAGCATCACTTTCTCGTGGCCAACTCCCATGCGGTTTGCAGTGGCATCAATGATGCGTTTGTTCGCCTGGTGCGGAACAAGAAATGCAATATCTTTTGAAGTAAGTCCGTTGCGCATCATCATTTCTTCGGCAACATCTGCCATTTTTACAACAGCGAGTTTAAAAACTCCCTGACCATTCATGGTAATGAAATGTTGTTTATTCCTCAATGTTTCTTCCGAAGCAGGATGCAAACTTCCACCGGCCGGTTGAATGAGTTGAGCAGTTCCCGAACCATCGGTGTACATTCTGGCATCTACAATTCCATTTCCGGAATCATCGGGTTCAAGCAGCAGACATCCTGCTCCGTCGCCGAAGAGAATGCACGTGCGGCGATCGGTGTAGTCAACAATGCTCGACATTTTATCGGCGCCAACCACAAGAACTTTTTTATGCGCACCGGTCTCGATGAATTGTTTTCCCACATTAAGCGCGTAAATAAAACCGGAGCATGCACCCATCACATCGAAGCTCCAGGAGCGTGTAGCGCCAATCATATCTGCAATGATATTTGCAGTTGCAGGAAACTGGTGATCGGGAGTGGCGGTGGAACAGATGATGAGATCGACCGAGAGCGGATCGATGTTCATTTTTTTTAAAAGTTTTTTTGCTGCTTCTGCGCCCATGTATGCGGAAGCTTTATCGGGATCGCGCAGGATTCTTCTTTCGCTCACGCCGCTCCTGTCGAGAATCCACTCATTGGTGGTATCGACCATTTTTTCGATATCGGCATTTGTGAGTTTGTCTTCGGGCAACCAGCAGGAAACGCCGGTTATGGCAGCTTTCATCTTCTTCATCGGGCAGGTTTTTTTACTCGTACAAATTTAAAGAAAGTGCAGGAGGAAACCATCGGCAAAAATTAAAAAACCTACGATATTCAATGAGTAAATAATAGTTTATTTGCCAATAAAAAAAGTTATTTTTATTGAAAATATATACGATGTCCAAATTGAATTCCGATTCACTAACACTCCTCATTCAGCGGATGAGTAAAAGTGAAAAACGTCATTTCAAACTGATGGCATCTCGTCATGCTTCGGGCGACGGGAAATTCATTCGTCTTTTCGACCATATAGCTTCATCGGGCAGAAATGTGTCCCGGTCGGAAAGAGAGAGTGCCACTGGCATCAGTAATCAGCAATGGCCGAACCAGAAAGCGTTTCTTTACAATTATCTGCTTCATTGCCTGCATGTACTCAATTCCTCGTCGTCGATTGAACTCTCTCTTGCCGATCTCCTCAGCCAGTCACGCATTCTTTACGACAAATGTCTGTATCGCGATTGCCTGTGTCTCATTGATAAAGCGAAAAAAATTGCACACCATTCCGACCAGTTCATCCTGCTGATGGAATTACTGCATCTCGAAAAATCTGCGATCAGCCACACAATCGCCTCCAGCCACCAGGAGATTGTAAAAGCATCTGCTTTTAATTCGCGCGATGTGGTACGCAGGATAGAAACAGAAAACCGTTTGCAGGATCTTTCTATTCGCCTCAATACATTTTATTTGCAAACCGGATTCATCCGTCACCGGAACGAACTCGCGCGCGTGAAAAAAATATTCCGTGATAATTTTCTTTCCTACAACGAAAAGAAACTCGATTTTGCCGTGCGTGTACACCTGTTGCAATCCCTCACCGGTTATTATTTTTTCGTCCAGGATTTCCGCCTGGGACTTTCCAGCGCAAAACGTTACGTGGCATTGTTCGAAGATCAACCTGAAAAAATTTTTATTCACACGGAAGCGTACATACGCGCGCTGAACAGTTTGCTCGTGGCGCTCAATAAATTCAATGCACTTACAGAATTTGAAAGTGTTCACCGCCGACTCATAGCGCTCAAACGTGATCCGAAAATTGTGCTTACTGAAAACATCAACCTGAATCTGTTCAAAGCAATTTATATTCACGAGATCAATCGTCATTTCATGAAAGGAGAATTCCGTTCGGGAACGCGCATAGTCGGAAAACTGGAAAATGAACTCGATCGTTTCATTCCGCTGCTCGATCATCATTCGGTGTTGCTCTTCTATTACAAGATCGCTTGCCTGTATTTCGGCGCCGACCAGTACAAACGTTCACTGCATTGGTTGAACCGGATCATTCACGCAAAAGATATTTCCGTGCGCGAGGATCTGCACGCATTCGCACGCATACTCGCACTCATCTGCGACTGGGAGCTCGGGAATGAGCGCATTGCGGAAGCGCACGTGCGCTCGCTCTATCGTTTCCTGATGAAAAAAGGAGATCTCACTGCTTACAATAAACTCATCCTGGAATTTCTCCGTCGCCTGCCGGGATATCTTTCCCGAAAAAAACTGCAGCAGCTTTTTATTGACCTGCGTGAAAAATTAATTCCGCTCACAAAAAAGAAATTTGAAAAACGCGCTTTCTATTATTTCGACATCATTACCTGGCTAGATAGTAAGATCACGAAAATGACGATGGAAGAAATTGTAAAAAGCAGAGTACGAAATACGAAAATATACTGAAAGTTACGAAATGCGAAACCCCGAAAATCTATTTACCATAAAACTTTCTGGTAAAAGCTTTTTGCAATTCCCTTGTCACGATCTCTTCTGCCAGCAGCGATTCATTCCCCGCAACACGTTCCGTTTTTTTCTGCGATACATCAACGCGGTACAACAGGCGCATTACTTTCTCAGAAGCAAATCCTCCATTCACATGAATAATTAATTTTATTTCATCACGGAAAGAAAAAATATCTGCAACAACATTTTCCCGAAATTCCGTTTCAATTCCCGATGAGAGCAGATCGCCATGGAATAATTTAACTGCAACAGGCAGCAACTCTTTTAAAAGATCACCGCATTCAACAAAATCATTGATATTTTCCGGGAGAGTATTGGTCATTGGGTTATTAGTCATTCGTGATCCGTAATCAGAGATTCCGATCCATTCGCTTATAAAAGATCATGAAAATTATGCTGAAAATAATGGACACTACCGCATCGGCTATGCCCAGCGCAGTGAGATCGCCGAACAATTGCAGGATGATGATCTTCGTGAGCGTGATGTAAACAAATAATTCTGCGCCCCATTTTTTCATGTGCCATACTCCTACCGTAGCCATGAAACGAAGCGCCGTCATAGTTCCATAAACAATAGGATACCATTTCGCAATGCTCCGAATGCCGGGATAAGAAATGAGAATGATCTGGAATGCAGAGATCACAAATCCCACCACACAGAAAATGGAAATTACTATTGGCCGTTTTCGAAGTACGTATTCCACGGAATTCAAAATTCTGATTTGAGATTTGAGATTTGAAATTCGAAATGGAGAATAGGTTTCATCTTAGTATTTTTATTCACTTTAATTTATGTTCAATCCCGAATCTTAAATTAAGAGGATATCTAATAACTAATTTTTTTTTTGCCACTATGGAACCAAGACACAAAGATTAATAAAGTTTTTCTCTTAGTGTTTCTTAGTGCCCTTGTGCCTTTGTGGCGATATGTTTTTTTTTAATAATTAGGTTTTTAGAGATACCCTTAAGAATTACTTCTAATCGCTTCCACCGGATCAAGCTGCGCTGCCGAATACGCAGGAATGAATCCGGAAATAATTCCGATGAGAATGGAAATGGTTATTCCCAATGAAATATTCGCTGTCGAAAGAATGAATCCGTAATCCAGCGTTTTATTCGCGATCAGCACCAGCACGTAATCGAGAATAAGCCCGATGAATCCGCCAAGCATACACAACACCACGCTCTCCGCAAGAAATTGCATGAGTATGAACCAGCTTTTTGCTCCCAGCGATTTCTGAATTCCTATTTGAGAAGTGCGTTCGCGCACCGAAACGAACATGATATTCGCAATGCCGAATCCGCCGACAAGAATCGAAAATGCTCCAATGATCCATCCCGTGGTCCCGATCACACCGAATAAACTTTCCAGCGGCTGACTCAGTACACTCACTTCGTTCAATGCATAATTATCTTCTTCTTCCGGTTTCAGACGGCGCAAACTCCGCATCACACCCGTGAGTTCATCCTTCAGTTCCGGAGTCGTCACCCCGTCTTTCGCACGCACCATGATGTAAGGATCAAGTTCATCTTTCTCCGCATCCATCATCGTCCTTGCAAAATCAAGCGGCATCACCACCTGGTCGTCAGAACTATTGCCCACCATACTTTCTCCTTCTGCTTTGAACACGCCGATCACTGTCATTTTTCTTCCCATCATGAGAATACTTTTTTCCAGCGGATCTTCATCGCGGAAAAGCGCGCTCGCTACATTCGCGCCTATGAGCACCACCGCACGGCCGTTAGCAAATTCCTGCTCGGTGAAATATCTTCCCGAAGAGAGATCGAAATTTTTTACACGGTTATAACCGAAAGTAGTTCCCACGATCGTCACATTTTCCACATAGGAAGTCTGGTAATGCGCCGTCGATTTATTATTCACCGTGTACACTACTGCCGATGCTCCGGTAAGCCGGCGTGTAAGTTCATCCGCCTCATCGATCTTCATCACCGGCCGGTTCATGTATTTCCACCAGGCATAATCACCCTTGGTAAACCACGGCCATTTCTGAATGAAAACCACGTTCTGCCCCAGCGACTGCACACTCGTTTTGATCTTGTTCGCCATCGAATCGACTGCCGTGAAAACCGCGATGATCGCGAAAATACCAATGGTAATTCCGAGCAGCGAAAGAACGGTGCGAAGCCGGTTCACCCGAAGTGCATTGAGCGCAAACAGGAAACTTTCACGAAGCAGGTTGAGAAAAAGCATGAGCCAAAGGTACTTGTTTTCGCTGGCGATGAGGAGGATAATCAGGAGCGAACCACCTGTTCTCCGAATGAGCAGCGCTCCGGCTGACTGTGAAATGTGCGTGGCACAAGTTCACAGCATCCGGGCTAGCGATTCATTCCTGCACGGCATTACAATTTTTCCGGCACCCCCTTTGAAACTTGGTGGCTAAAAAAATAAGTACACTTATCCGCTCTGTTCATTCAGGAATAGAAATTGCCATCATCTTTGCCCGGAATATGTCGCCAGCTTCTCCCGGTTTTTCAACATCAAAAAGAATCTTTTCAACAATGAAAAAATTCATTCTGCAGGATGTAGTTCACCATTCAAAATCAAGTACCTTCGAAGCACTTTTTCCGCGACAATTTATGAGCAGTACGAAGAAGATCAAGAACGCACTCATTTCAGTTTATTTCAAAGATCAACTGGAACCCATCATCCGCAAACTGGACGAACTCGGTGTTGGATTATTTTCCACCGGCGGAACGCAGACTTTCATTGAACAACTCGGCGTGAAAGTAACGCCGGTAGAAAAACTCACTTCTTATCCTTCTATTCTCGGTGGCAGAGTGAAAACACTTCACCCGAAAATTTTCGGTGGCATTCTCAGCCGGCGCGAACTTGATTCTGATGTTGCACAACTCGAAGAATATTCCATTCCGGAAATTGATCTGGTCATCGTCGATCTTTATCCGTTCGAACAAACGGTTGCATCGGGAGCGAATGACCAGGACATCATCGAGAAGATCGACATCGGCGGCATCTCGCTCATCCGTGCGGGCGCGAAAAATTTTCACGATGTGCTCATCGTCTCTTCAAGAAATGATTACGCCGATCTGCTTGCACTGCTGAATAAAAATAACGGAAGCACCGAAGCAGAAGACCGGAAAAAATTTGCTGCCCGCGCTTTCGCTGTTTCTTCCAATTACGATTCTGCCATTTTCAACTGGTTCAATCGCGGCGGAGAAATTCCTGCTTTCCGTCATGCTGCGAATGGCGGAAGTTCACTTCGCTACGGGGAGAATCCGCATCAGCAGGGGAAATTTTTCGGCGAACTCACCGCCATGTTCGATCAGCTTGCCGGCAAAGAACTTTCTTACAACAATCTTCTCGACATTGACGCCGCTGTCAACCTCATTGCAGATTTCAGTGAAACAACATTTGCAATTTTAAAACACAACAACGCCTGCGGATGTGCGACGAGAAAAACAGTGATGGAAGCATGGAATGCGGCGCTCGCCGGCGATCCTGTTTCTGCCTTCGGCGGAATCTTAGTTTGCAATCGCCCCATCGATGAGGCCGCTGCTGCTGAGATCACGAAAATATTTTACGAAGTGATCATCGCTCCATCGTACGAGCCGAAAGCACTGGAAATTCTGAAGCAGAAACAAAACCGGATCATTCTCGTACAAAAATCAGTAATCCTGCCTCAGGCGCAATTCCGTTCATTGCTGAATGGAGTCATCACCCAGGACAAAGATCTTCGTACCGAATCTCCCGCGGATATGAAACCTGTAACAAAAGCAGTTCCGTCCGAAAAAGAATTCCGCGATCTTGTTTTCGCAAACAAACTCGTGAAGCACACGAAGTCGAATACCATTGTGCTCGCGAAAGATCTTCAACTGCTCGCCAGCGGAACAGGTCAAACCTCGCGCGTGGATGCGCTCAAGCAGGCGATCGCCAAAACACAACAATTCGGTTTTGAACTCGACGGCGCAGTCATGGCTTCCGACGCATTTTTTCCGTTTCCCGATTGCGTGGAGATCGCAAACGGAGTTGGAATTCGCGCCGTGGTGCAACCCGGCGGATCCATAAAGGATAAAGATTCAATTTCATTCTGTGATCAGCATAACCTTGCTATGGTTTTCACAGGAACAAGACATTTTAAACACTAAAAAAACAAAAAACAAAATCCAAATAACAAAGCATGATGAACTGAAACTGATTTATAGACGGACAGTTTTGGAATTTGTTTTTTGAGATTTGGAATTTTACAAGTTATGGGCATCTTCGATCTCTTCACCCAGGAAATTGCAATTGACCTCGGAACGGCCAATACAATCATCATTCACAACGACAAAGTGGTGGTCGATGAACCGAGCATAGTGGCCATCGATCGTGCGAGCGGAAAAGTGATCGCGGTGGGAAAACTTGCGATGCAGATGCACGGAAAAACGCACGAGAATATTAAAACCATTCGTCCGCTTAAAGACGGTGTGATCGCCGATTTCCACGCGGCAGAACACATGATCCGCGGAATGATCAAGATGATCAATCCCGGAAGAAAACTTTTTTCTCCTTCACTGCGCATGGTCATTTGTATTCCTTCGGGGATCACCGAGGTGGAGAAACGTGCGGTGCGCGATTCTGCAGAACATGCCGGCGCAAAAGAATGTTATCTCATTCACGAACCGATGGCTGCTGCGATCGGTATCGGTATCGATGTAGAAGAACCGATGGGAAACATGATCATCGATATCGGTGGCGGAACTTCTGAAATTGCGGTCATTGCACTCGGCGGAATTGTGTGCGATAAATCTATCCGCATTGCCGGCGATGAATTCACCGGAAGCATTGAAGAATATATGCGTCGTCAGCATAACATTCTCATTGGTGAACGCACCGCGGAAAGAATAAAGATCGAAGTGGGCGCTGCAATGGCGGAAATAGAAAATCCTCCGCCCGATTTTCCGGTGCACGGCCGCGATCTCATGACCGGAATCCCGAAAGAAATTTATGTATCGTACGTTGAGATCG
This DNA window, taken from Bacteroidota bacterium, encodes the following:
- a CDS encoding ketoacyl-ACP synthase III; the encoded protein is MKKMKAAITGVSCWLPEDKLTNADIEKMVDTTNEWILDRSGVSERRILRDPDKASAYMGAEAAKKLLKKMNIDPLSVDLIICSTATPDHQFPATANIIADMIGATRSWSFDVMGACSGFIYALNVGKQFIETGAHKKVLVVGADKMSSIVDYTDRRTCILFGDGAGCLLLEPDDSGNGIVDARMYTDGSGTAQLIQPAGGSLHPASEETLRNKQHFITMNGQGVFKLAVVKMADVAEEMMMRNGLTSKDIAFLVPHQANKRIIDATANRMGVGHEKVMLNIQKYGNTTTATLPICLTEWENQLKKGDNLILTTFGAGFTWGGMFVKWAYDGKAAAEKENAFAKDVAVV
- a CDS encoding ABC transporter permease; the encoded protein is MLFLNLLRESFLFALNALRVNRLRTVLSLLGITIGIFAIIAVFTAVDSMANKIKTSVQSLGQNVVFIQKWPWFTKGDYAWWKYMNRPVMKIDEADELTRRLTGASAVVYTVNNKSTAHYQTSYVENVTIVGTTFGYNRVKNFDLSSGRYFTEQEFANGRAVVLIGANVASALFRDEDPLEKSILMMGRKMTVIGVFKAEGESMVGNSSDDQVVMPLDFARTMMDAEKDELDPYIMVRAKDGVTTPELKDELTGVMRSLRRLKPEEEDNYALNEVSVLSQPLESLFGVIGTTGWIIGAFSILVGGFGIANIMFVSVRERTSQIGIQKSLGAKSWFILMQFLAESVVLCMLGGFIGLILDYVLVLIANKTLDYGFILSTANISLGITISILIGIISGFIPAYSAAQLDPVEAIRSNS
- the purH gene encoding bifunctional phosphoribosylaminoimidazolecarboxamide formyltransferase/IMP cyclohydrolase — its product is MSSTKKIKNALISVYFKDQLEPIIRKLDELGVGLFSTGGTQTFIEQLGVKVTPVEKLTSYPSILGGRVKTLHPKIFGGILSRRELDSDVAQLEEYSIPEIDLVIVDLYPFEQTVASGANDQDIIEKIDIGGISLIRAGAKNFHDVLIVSSRNDYADLLALLNKNNGSTEAEDRKKFAARAFAVSSNYDSAIFNWFNRGGEIPAFRHAANGGSSLRYGENPHQQGKFFGELTAMFDQLAGKELSYNNLLDIDAAVNLIADFSETTFAILKHNNACGCATRKTVMEAWNAALAGDPVSAFGGILVCNRPIDEAAAAEITKIFYEVIIAPSYEPKALEILKQKQNRIILVQKSVILPQAQFRSLLNGVITQDKDLRTESPADMKPVTKAVPSEKEFRDLVFANKLVKHTKSNTIVLAKDLQLLASGTGQTSRVDALKQAIAKTQQFGFELDGAVMASDAFFPFPDCVEIANGVGIRAVVQPGGSIKDKDSISFCDQHNLAMVFTGTRHFKH
- a CDS encoding rod shape-determining protein; protein product: MGIFDLFTQEIAIDLGTANTIIIHNDKVVVDEPSIVAIDRASGKVIAVGKLAMQMHGKTHENIKTIRPLKDGVIADFHAAEHMIRGMIKMINPGRKLFSPSLRMVICIPSGITEVEKRAVRDSAEHAGAKECYLIHEPMAAAIGIGIDVEEPMGNMIIDIGGGTSEIAVIALGGIVCDKSIRIAGDEFTGSIEEYMRRQHNILIGERTAERIKIEVGAAMAEIENPPPDFPVHGRDLMTGIPKEIYVSYVEIAHALDKSISKIEEAILNALEMTPPELSADIYRTGIYLAGGGSLLRGLDKRISLKTKLPVHVAEDPLRAVARGTGIALKNIDKFPFLIK